In Mongoliitalea daihaiensis, one DNA window encodes the following:
- a CDS encoding BamA/TamA family outer membrane protein: MFKKIISCFCIYWIIHSSSLLAQEDFLLSYQVSGAFSKSEQLAFRDSLERASFIKSLMGDLYAEGYFEFRVQKTYEKRLLSLQIESGPVFNGISLDIRPVMEVLPMALGKSLGSTVSKSLSLQAFQDLRLSILGVAEDTGYPFASLQLDSLVRTNQDISAQLILDTGPKITFDTIRVVGDSKMKPSYLHKLLDIRVGESFSQRKVTNAIAILQAIPYVRISGAPELSFQNSEATLYLPLQDRNLNSLDGIIGVLPNELEGGRLLLTGQFDVKLFNIGGRGRDISLQWQRFNQFSQLLDLQAQESHVLGSKLNLTVGFSLLKEDTTFLNRAFKAGFSIQLNPDSQLRFFSQRQASDLLATAGLAELTSLPEVGDFRFNSYGLGHRLIKVDDRFDPKRGWSTDLSFTIGNKVIIQNTAIPVDLYDNIDLRTLQYQLQGQANHYLKLGDKLTFFQRLAFGTIENPNLFLNDLFRLGGLQSFRGFNENFFFANDYIYLNLEPRFYFDRYSYFMIFADVGRFSNQVQKSPVEYPFAAGLGFRLETQSGFFNFVYALGGSNTQDFAFNQSKIHFGYTGRF, translated from the coding sequence GTGTTTAAAAAAATAATTAGCTGTTTCTGTATTTATTGGATAATTCATTCTTCCTCCCTTCTGGCACAGGAAGATTTTTTACTGAGCTATCAAGTCAGTGGAGCATTTTCAAAGTCTGAGCAATTGGCGTTTAGAGACTCTTTAGAACGAGCATCCTTTATCAAATCATTGATGGGGGACTTATATGCAGAAGGCTACTTTGAGTTTAGGGTTCAAAAAACTTATGAAAAACGTCTACTGTCCTTACAAATTGAATCAGGCCCTGTTTTTAATGGTATTTCTTTGGATATAAGACCTGTGATGGAAGTTTTGCCGATGGCATTAGGGAAGAGTTTGGGATCTACTGTCTCCAAATCCCTGTCCTTACAAGCTTTTCAGGACTTGCGTTTATCTATACTAGGGGTGGCAGAAGATACTGGATATCCATTCGCCAGTTTACAGCTTGATAGTTTGGTCCGTACCAATCAGGATATAAGTGCACAATTGATTCTTGACACTGGCCCTAAGATTACTTTTGATACGATTCGGGTAGTGGGAGATTCAAAGATGAAACCAAGTTATCTTCATAAGCTATTAGATATTAGGGTAGGGGAAAGTTTTTCTCAACGGAAGGTCACTAATGCCATTGCCATTTTACAAGCCATACCCTATGTGCGTATCTCTGGGGCTCCTGAATTAAGCTTTCAAAATTCTGAAGCCACCCTGTATTTACCGCTTCAAGACCGGAATTTAAATTCATTGGACGGAATTATAGGAGTACTGCCGAATGAGTTGGAGGGCGGAAGATTATTGTTGACAGGTCAGTTTGATGTAAAATTGTTTAATATAGGTGGTAGAGGTAGGGACATTTCTTTGCAGTGGCAGCGGTTCAATCAATTTTCCCAACTACTGGATTTGCAAGCTCAGGAGTCGCACGTGCTTGGTTCCAAACTTAATTTAACTGTGGGTTTTTCCTTGCTAAAAGAGGATACTACCTTTTTAAACCGTGCATTTAAGGCTGGGTTTTCGATTCAACTGAATCCAGATAGTCAATTGCGGTTTTTCTCCCAAAGGCAGGCAAGTGATTTGCTTGCAACAGCTGGACTTGCCGAACTTACGTCATTGCCTGAAGTCGGAGACTTTCGATTTAATAGTTATGGATTAGGTCATCGCTTGATAAAGGTTGATGATCGTTTTGATCCCAAAAGAGGCTGGAGCACGGATCTTTCGTTTACGATTGGTAATAAAGTGATTATTCAAAATACGGCTATTCCTGTCGATCTGTATGACAATATTGATTTGAGAACCCTGCAGTATCAGTTACAAGGTCAGGCTAATCACTATCTCAAATTGGGTGATAAACTTACTTTTTTCCAGCGATTGGCTTTTGGGACCATTGAGAACCCTAATTTATTTCTGAATGATTTGTTTCGATTGGGGGGACTTCAATCCTTTAGAGGGTTTAATGAAAACTTTTTCTTTGCCAATGATTACATTTACTTAAATCTTGAGCCTAGATTTTATTTTGATAGGTATTCGTATTTTATGATTTTTGCTGATGTCGGTAGATTTAGTAATCAAGTCCAAAAGAGTCCCGTAGAGTATCCTTTTGCTGCTGGTCTTGGTTTTCGTTTGGAAACTCAGTCAGGATTCTTCAATTTTGTATATGCCTTAGGGGGTAGCAACACGCAGGATTTTGCATTCAATCAATCAAAGATTCATTTCGGATATACAGGTAGATTTTAA
- a CDS encoding DUF4271 domain-containing protein: MGKYWLIISFIFLAYGELHAQILENYSGMFDHQSKKSWNYKSDQVSTTLDVSSFPSSMLRFYVPEKNTVFLDNKIWFYSEKDTTVLISLEELHERFDFQGQSTVSLVVYGQGVSLNAVTLEKGYFQSLVMDVQGVSEADDSRRNRSSFKDFYFLGICILLSLFAIVKIVFPVELNFMLSPKAIFSVGDNMDWNPKFFSLDVLFFLFLIGLGMVQSIMFFVYYFDSIHANLINPFSLNDLFFKWIIGAVIFVGLSVVKYLYLSFMTYVFNFRKFEVMHFFYLLRIISLLVVVLIIVQTLVLTNDMITAQNWHALAKNGVFTIYLIATVFLYVLMTNQLDFKFYHLIAYLCTAELLPFLIVSKYMMW, translated from the coding sequence ATGGGTAAGTATTGGTTGATTATCAGTTTTATTTTTTTGGCTTACGGAGAGCTACATGCCCAAATTTTGGAAAATTATTCGGGGATGTTTGATCATCAGTCCAAAAAATCATGGAATTATAAAAGTGATCAAGTAAGCACAACCTTGGATGTTAGTAGTTTCCCTTCTAGTATGCTTAGATTTTATGTGCCGGAGAAGAACACTGTATTTCTTGATAATAAAATTTGGTTTTATTCTGAGAAGGATACTACAGTTCTGATTTCACTGGAGGAATTGCACGAACGCTTTGATTTTCAGGGGCAGTCGACAGTTTCTCTTGTGGTATATGGACAAGGAGTATCTTTGAATGCCGTAACTTTAGAGAAAGGATATTTCCAATCCTTAGTCATGGATGTCCAAGGTGTCAGCGAAGCAGATGATAGCAGAAGGAACAGATCATCTTTTAAGGATTTTTATTTTCTAGGAATTTGTATTTTACTTTCGCTTTTTGCGATCGTTAAGATTGTGTTTCCTGTTGAGTTAAATTTCATGCTATCTCCCAAGGCTATTTTTTCAGTTGGAGATAACATGGATTGGAATCCTAAGTTTTTTTCTCTGGATGTGCTGTTTTTTTTGTTTTTGATTGGCTTGGGAATGGTGCAGTCGATCATGTTTTTTGTTTATTATTTCGATTCCATACACGCTAATTTGATTAATCCTTTCAGTTTAAATGACTTGTTTTTCAAGTGGATTATCGGTGCAGTCATTTTTGTTGGACTTTCAGTAGTTAAGTACCTTTATCTAAGTTTCATGACTTATGTCTTCAATTTCAGAAAATTTGAGGTCATGCATTTCTTTTACTTATTGCGAATCATTTCACTTTTAGTCGTTGTGTTGATCATCGTTCAAACCTTGGTTTTGACTAATGATATGATTACTGCCCAAAATTGGCATGCCCTAGCTAAAAATGGAGTATTTACTATCTACCTGATCGCTACAGTATTTCTGTACGTGTTAATGACAAATCAATTGGATTTTAAATTTTACCATTTAATTGCTTACCTTTGCACCGCAGAATTATTACCATTCTTAATAGTGTCTAAATACATGATGTGGTAA
- the hemW gene encoding radical SAM family heme chaperone HemW: MSGIYIHIPFCKQACHYCDFHFSTNHRTIQPMIDALIAEIEFRKESLQGDPIIKTIYFGGGTPSLLDALSIERILNAIYKHYSVALEECTLEANPDDIAVEKLRQLKHLNFDRLSIGIQSFNDQVLKFYNRAHSAQESMLAVKKSQDAGFEKLSIDLMYGFPHADHSIWKKDLETALTINPAHISSYCLTVEPKTALGKWTQTGKFEEADENFIHEQMKHLMLETSRAGYEQYEISNFAIPGKEAIHNSNYWKGTPYLGIGPSAHSFDGKSRWSTIANNNSYIRSAQAGLFPKQEEQLEPIDILNEYILTSLRTSWGTDTQKIKREYGVDLFEEKKNMLNQLSNEGMIIIKGPSLLLSQKGKFIADSIASALFIDYL, encoded by the coding sequence TTGTCTGGTATCTATATCCATATTCCATTTTGCAAACAAGCATGTCATTACTGCGATTTCCATTTCAGTACCAATCATCGGACCATTCAACCGATGATAGATGCTTTAATTGCAGAAATCGAATTTAGAAAGGAGTCTTTACAGGGTGATCCGATCATCAAAACTATTTACTTTGGCGGAGGTACTCCGTCACTTTTGGATGCTCTCTCCATCGAGCGTATCCTCAATGCAATTTATAAACACTACTCAGTAGCCTTGGAAGAGTGTACCTTAGAGGCGAATCCTGATGATATAGCAGTGGAGAAGCTGAGACAATTAAAGCACCTAAATTTTGATCGCTTAAGTATTGGTATTCAAAGCTTTAATGATCAGGTTTTAAAATTTTATAACCGGGCGCACTCGGCTCAGGAATCCATGCTCGCGGTGAAAAAAAGCCAAGATGCAGGCTTTGAAAAATTATCCATCGATCTCATGTATGGATTCCCGCATGCAGATCATAGTATTTGGAAAAAAGACCTAGAAACTGCCTTAACAATTAATCCAGCACATATCAGCAGTTATTGCTTGACTGTGGAGCCCAAGACCGCATTGGGAAAGTGGACTCAAACTGGAAAATTCGAAGAGGCCGATGAAAACTTTATCCACGAACAAATGAAGCACCTGATGCTAGAAACTAGCAGAGCTGGATACGAGCAATATGAAATTTCCAATTTTGCAATCCCTGGGAAGGAGGCTATTCACAATAGCAATTATTGGAAAGGGACTCCCTATTTAGGAATTGGTCCAAGTGCTCATTCTTTTGATGGCAAGAGTCGCTGGTCTACGATTGCCAACAACAATAGCTATATCCGTTCTGCTCAGGCAGGTCTTTTCCCCAAGCAAGAAGAGCAACTTGAACCTATTGATATTCTTAATGAATACATTTTAACCTCGCTGAGGACCTCCTGGGGCACAGATACACAAAAAATTAAAAGGGAATATGGGGTGGACCTTTTTGAAGAAAAAAAGAATATGCTCAATCAACTGAGCAATGAGGGGATGATTATCATCAAGGGCCCCTCTCTTCTGTTGAGTCAGAAAGGAAAATTTATTGCAGATAGCATCGCGAGTGCGCTGTTTATCGATTACCTTTGA
- a CDS encoding PorP/SprF family type IX secretion system membrane protein, which produces MRLQKPTIERFSLCIFVLAFMSVLSLKAQQDAQFTQYMYNGLFFNPAFAGKESGYRFTALHRSQWLNYTGLNGPAPLTQLITASGKVDNLNLGYGLTFVNDNIGATSNQEVNLSLGYHKKLRRGILSLGLSGGLFSSTLKYDQFDFVIDESIIPTAGDETQMNFNVGFGAIYDRGNYYIGLSSRHLNEPGFDFGDGAINNQLRNHSYINFGYRIKTFALWSFEPSFLIKTVSFNNFSYDVGVIATHNNKISGGITFRGEESVSLLLGYSVLSDNSLRIGYAFDLVVSNVVAKAPTSHEFMLTYNLQPLVREYQRAIQRTPRFRF; this is translated from the coding sequence ATGAGACTACAAAAGCCAACGATTGAAAGATTCTCCCTGTGCATTTTTGTACTTGCCTTCATGTCTGTGCTCTCTTTAAAAGCGCAGCAGGACGCTCAGTTCACGCAATATATGTATAACGGGCTCTTTTTCAATCCTGCATTTGCAGGAAAGGAGTCTGGCTATAGATTTACAGCTTTGCACCGTTCCCAGTGGTTAAATTACACCGGGTTAAACGGCCCAGCACCATTAACTCAGCTAATTACTGCATCAGGGAAAGTTGATAATTTGAATTTGGGATATGGATTGACTTTCGTCAATGATAACATTGGAGCCACTAGTAATCAAGAAGTCAATTTATCTTTAGGTTATCATAAAAAACTTCGTCGTGGTATTTTATCTCTCGGTCTCTCGGGAGGATTGTTTTCAAGTACCCTCAAGTATGACCAATTTGACTTTGTAATAGATGAATCGATCATTCCCACTGCTGGAGATGAAACTCAGATGAATTTTAATGTAGGTTTTGGAGCTATTTATGATCGTGGAAACTATTACATAGGTCTGAGCAGTAGACACCTGAATGAACCAGGTTTTGATTTTGGGGATGGAGCTATCAATAATCAATTAAGAAATCATTCGTATATTAATTTTGGATATCGAATCAAAACATTTGCTTTGTGGTCATTTGAGCCGAGTTTTTTGATTAAAACAGTTTCTTTCAATAATTTTTCTTACGATGTAGGCGTTATAGCCACACACAACAATAAAATCAGTGGAGGTATAACGTTTAGAGGCGAAGAATCGGTATCATTATTGCTTGGCTACAGTGTCCTTAGTGACAACTCATTGAGGATAGGTTATGCATTTGATTTAGTAGTAAGTAATGTGGTTGCAAAAGCACCCACTAGTCATGAGTTTATGTTGACATATAATCTTCAACCTTTGGTTAGAGAATATCAGAGAGCCATACAGCGGACACCAAGATTTAGATTTTAA
- a CDS encoding DUF4197 domain-containing protein: protein MKKLQIIKLSLLCFFFVGCTASDLNKVLQGLGTGGPLTQQEVSSGLKEALVQGITNGATMASRQDGFWGNELIRIMLPEDARRVENTLRQIGLGAEVDRALLSINRGAENAARQAVPIFANAIRQLTIQDAFALLSGQQDAATQFLKRTTEAQLVELFQPEIQKSLNEVGATRFYSDLANAYNAIPLTNRRVNPDLNAYVTQQAIDGLFTLVAQEEAKIRQDPMQRTTALMRRVFGSQD, encoded by the coding sequence ATGAAAAAACTACAAATTATCAAACTCTCTCTGCTTTGCTTTTTCTTCGTGGGATGTACTGCCAGTGATTTAAATAAAGTTTTGCAAGGTCTTGGGACTGGAGGGCCATTAACCCAGCAAGAAGTTTCTTCCGGATTGAAGGAAGCATTGGTACAAGGGATTACCAATGGAGCTACTATGGCATCAAGGCAAGATGGTTTTTGGGGGAATGAATTGATCAGGATTATGCTTCCAGAAGATGCAAGAAGAGTTGAAAACACCTTGAGACAGATTGGATTGGGTGCTGAGGTGGATCGTGCGCTTTTGTCTATCAATCGAGGTGCAGAAAATGCAGCAAGACAAGCGGTCCCGATTTTTGCCAATGCTATCAGGCAATTGACGATACAGGATGCTTTTGCTTTATTAAGTGGGCAACAGGATGCAGCTACACAATTTCTAAAAAGGACTACTGAAGCTCAATTGGTAGAGCTTTTTCAACCAGAAATTCAAAAGTCCTTGAATGAAGTTGGAGCTACTAGGTTTTACTCTGATTTAGCAAATGCTTATAATGCTATCCCTTTAACCAATAGAAGGGTTAATCCCGACTTGAATGCGTACGTTACTCAGCAGGCAATCGACGGGTTGTTTACCTTAGTAGCACAGGAGGAAGCGAAAATTAGGCAGGATCCTATGCAGCGGACCACCGCCTTGATGAGAAGAGTGTTTGGGTCACAGGATTAA
- the porL gene encoding type IX secretion system motor protein PorL/GldL has product MAKQKSFKHKFYGDIMPMIYGIGASVVILGAMFKILDWQGANIMIGVGLTTEALIFLLSAFEPKNEEVDWSKVYPELASDAPAVKRSTGVANSNDGLTQKFDDLLANAKIGPELFDSLGKGINNLAESAQKMSTISNAAVATNEYAENVKTASKTLVDINASYGKTAAALTELSSASADAKAYHTQVVEVTKNLTSLNNVYEMELLDAQSHLKTLNKFYSNVASAMEGLSEAGKETEAFKNELAKLNQNVSSLNKIYGGMLTAMKG; this is encoded by the coding sequence ATGGCAAAACAAAAATCCTTCAAGCATAAGTTTTACGGTGATATCATGCCCATGATATATGGTATCGGTGCATCCGTTGTAATTTTAGGAGCGATGTTCAAAATTTTGGACTGGCAGGGCGCAAACATCATGATTGGAGTCGGTCTTACCACCGAGGCTCTCATATTTTTGCTATCTGCTTTTGAGCCTAAAAATGAAGAAGTAGACTGGTCGAAAGTATATCCCGAATTAGCTTCAGATGCTCCAGCAGTAAAAAGGTCTACAGGTGTAGCGAATTCAAATGACGGTCTCACACAAAAATTTGATGATCTTTTAGCCAATGCAAAAATAGGCCCTGAATTGTTTGATAGTCTTGGAAAGGGAATCAATAACCTTGCTGAGTCTGCTCAAAAGATGAGCACTATTTCCAATGCTGCTGTTGCTACCAATGAGTATGCGGAAAATGTAAAAACGGCTTCTAAGACGTTGGTAGATATCAATGCATCGTATGGAAAGACAGCTGCTGCTTTAACAGAACTATCTTCTGCTTCCGCTGATGCAAAAGCGTATCATACACAGGTGGTGGAAGTGACAAAGAATTTGACTTCACTCAATAATGTCTATGAAATGGAATTATTGGATGCACAAAGTCATTTGAAAACACTCAACAAGTTTTATTCTAATGTGGCCTCAGCTATGGAAGGTTTGTCAGAAGCTGGAAAAGAAACAGAGGCTTTCAAAAATGAATTAGCCAAATTAAATCAAAACGTAAGTTCATTGAATAAAATCTATGGTGGCATGTTGACTGCCATGAAAGGTTAA
- the porK gene encoding T9SS ring complex lipoprotein PorK/GldK, with translation MYSNMKSRGISILAGVVIAVSLQGCGLFGKKGSASERDNRRGEVTGVPKRSGWQQSLPIDMVAIKAGTFWMGQADEDIAYTQSAFNKQITISEFYLDKYEVSNNKYRQFVDAVREGVYAFGTPTTLKDAPSFNLNEVLPDTTVWNTSFTYHYGDPLMEFYFDHPAFDNYPVVGVSWEQAQMYAKWRTYHLNANDKSDFDFPYFRLPSEAEWEYAAKGGKEIAKYPWGGPYLKNKRGCLMANFKPGRGNYIDDGFAYTAPVDVFAPNGFGLYNMSGNVAEWVLDAYNPVASSLTWDLDPVYKNDNEPRKIVRGGSWKDLAHYLETSTRTYEYQDVKTAHIGFRTAMTFLGRSGSMDVNNNRRRRR, from the coding sequence ATGTACAGTAATATGAAATCAAGGGGAATCTCCATCTTAGCAGGCGTAGTGATAGCTGTTTCACTACAAGGTTGTGGACTTTTTGGAAAGAAAGGTTCTGCTAGTGAAAGAGACAACAGGAGAGGAGAGGTAACTGGGGTTCCGAAGCGCTCCGGATGGCAACAAAGTCTACCCATAGACATGGTTGCCATTAAGGCTGGGACTTTTTGGATGGGGCAAGCGGATGAAGATATCGCTTACACCCAATCTGCTTTCAACAAGCAGATCACGATTTCAGAATTTTACTTGGATAAATATGAAGTGTCCAATAACAAGTACCGTCAATTTGTAGATGCTGTCAGAGAAGGTGTCTATGCTTTTGGTACGCCAACCACACTCAAAGATGCTCCGAGTTTTAACCTAAATGAAGTACTCCCAGATACGACTGTCTGGAATACGAGCTTCACATATCATTATGGAGATCCTTTGATGGAGTTTTACTTTGATCATCCTGCATTTGACAATTACCCAGTAGTGGGTGTTAGTTGGGAGCAGGCACAAATGTATGCAAAGTGGAGAACCTACCATTTGAATGCGAATGATAAGTCAGATTTTGATTTCCCTTATTTTAGACTTCCTTCCGAAGCAGAGTGGGAATATGCTGCCAAAGGTGGAAAAGAAATTGCCAAGTATCCTTGGGGTGGTCCATACTTAAAAAACAAGAGAGGTTGTTTGATGGCAAACTTTAAGCCTGGAAGAGGTAATTATATCGATGACGGCTTTGCCTACACGGCACCAGTTGACGTATTTGCTCCCAATGGATTTGGCCTTTACAATATGTCAGGAAATGTAGCTGAGTGGGTATTGGATGCCTACAATCCAGTAGCAAGTTCTTTGACTTGGGATTTAGATCCAGTTTACAAAAATGATAATGAACCAAGGAAAATTGTGAGGGGTGGGTCTTGGAAAGATTTAGCACACTATTTGGAAACAAGCACTCGAACCTATGAGTACCAAGATGTGAAGACAGCACATATTGGATTCAGAACTGCTATGACCTTCTTAGGAAGATCAGGCTCCATGGATGTTAATAACAATAGAAGAAGAAGAAGATAA
- the porM gene encoding type IX secretion system motor protein PorM/GldM has translation MAGGKETPRQRMIGMMYLVLTALLALQVSTQILQKFVLLNDGLERTSKNFIQKNEFMVSSIASTVEQQGNNEKDIPKVAAAQEVRKLTAETFSYLEELKQLLLEQSNAKDDNGQFKNSALKNVDVPGNIFNNQGKGDELKLRLNTFPQDLNKILNGLGLESSFGDIAKDAKDIEIFKNDREVRDKSFVFLNFVKSPVGAVMALISQYQNEVLNLESEALSMITSAIGTFYFKSDVFEAKVAANSNVVAAGTKFEGSMFIASASSSASPKMTIGGRDIPVVNGFGEISFTVPPAGNYDDRGLSRQTLKGEITVNIAGKDSTLQVDYEYFIAQPVVRVTSDVVNQLYADCANDLFIDVPALGNSYAPQFSVSNGTAINGSRPGQVTIIPGNSGKVVIGVSSGGNKIDDVTYDIKPVPAPTIRLFDGRGQIDMSVGYPAPGPSTFIVRAVPESNFARTMARDSNFEVTGGEVTLLRNEVPREKVAITSENVAIRNLLASARSGDALVVRVTEVTRTNFRGNRIRSNQSEVVRLEIR, from the coding sequence ATGGCAGGAGGTAAAGAAACACCTAGACAACGGATGATTGGAATGATGTACCTTGTATTGACCGCGTTGCTGGCACTACAAGTAAGTACTCAGATTCTCCAAAAATTCGTCCTATTGAATGATGGTCTCGAGAGAACATCTAAGAATTTTATTCAGAAAAATGAATTTATGGTATCATCCATAGCATCTACTGTTGAGCAACAAGGCAATAATGAAAAAGACATTCCTAAAGTCGCTGCGGCGCAGGAGGTAAGAAAATTAACAGCTGAAACATTTTCCTATCTAGAGGAATTGAAACAATTGCTCCTTGAACAATCCAATGCAAAGGATGATAATGGGCAGTTTAAGAATTCCGCTCTGAAAAACGTAGATGTGCCCGGAAATATCTTTAATAATCAAGGTAAAGGGGATGAATTAAAATTGCGATTAAATACTTTTCCTCAAGATCTTAATAAGATATTGAATGGATTAGGGCTTGAAAGTTCTTTTGGAGATATTGCCAAAGACGCAAAGGATATTGAAATCTTCAAAAATGACAGAGAAGTAAGAGATAAAAGCTTTGTGTTTTTGAATTTTGTTAAATCTCCAGTAGGAGCTGTAATGGCATTGATTTCTCAATATCAAAATGAAGTTTTGAATTTAGAGTCTGAGGCCCTTTCGATGATTACTTCAGCAATTGGTACATTTTATTTTAAGTCAGATGTATTTGAAGCTAAAGTGGCTGCTAACTCCAACGTAGTTGCCGCAGGCACTAAATTTGAAGGTAGCATGTTTATTGCTTCCGCATCATCTTCAGCTTCACCGAAAATGACAATCGGAGGTAGAGATATACCTGTTGTGAATGGTTTTGGAGAAATCAGTTTTACTGTACCTCCAGCAGGCAATTATGATGATCGCGGGTTATCTCGTCAAACATTGAAAGGTGAAATTACAGTCAATATAGCTGGTAAGGACTCTACGCTTCAAGTTGACTATGAGTATTTCATAGCTCAGCCAGTCGTGAGAGTTACTTCCGATGTGGTTAATCAGCTTTACGCAGATTGTGCCAACGACCTGTTTATTGATGTACCAGCTCTGGGTAATTCTTATGCACCGCAATTTTCAGTAAGCAATGGTACTGCGATCAATGGCAGTAGACCAGGTCAAGTAACCATTATCCCTGGTAATTCTGGGAAAGTAGTAATCGGTGTTAGTTCTGGGGGCAATAAAATTGATGATGTTACTTATGACATCAAGCCTGTTCCAGCTCCTACAATTCGACTGTTTGACGGGAGAGGTCAAATAGATATGAGTGTTGGTTATCCAGCACCAGGTCCATCTACGTTTATTGTGAGAGCAGTACCAGAGTCTAACTTTGCAAGGACGATGGCTAGAGACTCTAACTTTGAGGTAACTGGAGGAGAAGTGACATTACTTAGAAATGAGGTGCCTAGAGAAAAAGTAGCAATTACCTCTGAGAATGTTGCAATACGTAATTTATTGGCTTCAGCTAGAAGTGGTGATGCCTTGGTCGTTAGAGTGACAGAAGTTACTCGTACCAATTTCCGAGGCAATAGAATAAGATCCAATCAAAGCGAAGTAGTCCGTTTGGAAATAAGATAA
- a CDS encoding uroporphyrinogen-III synthase, whose amino-acid sequence MTKSTKDRFNPVRSILVSQPKPVDDKSPYFQLAEKYKLKIDFRPFIQVEPVPVKEFRKQKIDILKHTAIIFTSRNAIDHFFTICKELKIEMPADMKYFCISEQTAHYLQKYIVIRKRKLFVGQKTASDLFDYFKKHKSEKYLFPCSDIRKEDIPDYLIKMNIAFTEAVIYHTVASDLSDLANIKYDVLAFFSPSGIKSLKHNFPDFEQGFTRIAAFGPTTSKEVLDQGLILDIEAPMPNAPSMTGALELYIKKANNL is encoded by the coding sequence ATGACTAAGTCCACCAAAGACAGATTTAATCCGGTAAGAAGTATTTTAGTTTCGCAGCCTAAGCCTGTGGACGATAAATCCCCCTATTTTCAGCTAGCCGAGAAGTATAAATTAAAGATTGATTTCCGACCTTTCATACAAGTCGAGCCAGTTCCTGTGAAGGAATTCCGAAAGCAAAAGATTGATATTTTGAAGCATACTGCGATTATATTTACTAGCAGAAATGCGATTGATCATTTTTTTACTATTTGTAAGGAATTGAAGATAGAAATGCCTGCTGACATGAAGTATTTTTGTATTTCAGAGCAAACCGCACACTACCTTCAGAAGTATATCGTCATTAGAAAAAGAAAATTATTTGTAGGTCAAAAGACTGCATCTGATTTATTTGATTATTTCAAAAAGCATAAATCAGAAAAGTATTTATTTCCGTGTTCTGATATTCGCAAGGAAGATATCCCTGACTACTTAATTAAAATGAATATTGCTTTCACTGAAGCAGTTATTTATCATACAGTAGCTTCAGACCTTTCTGATTTAGCAAATATCAAATATGATGTTTTGGCTTTCTTTAGTCCTTCGGGGATTAAATCGCTCAAGCATAACTTCCCTGATTTTGAGCAAGGGTTTACTAGAATTGCTGCTTTTGGACCTACTACCTCGAAGGAGGTTCTTGATCAAGGGCTGATTCTAGACATAGAAGCACCTATGCCTAATGCTCCTAGTATGACGGGAGCTTTGGAACTTTACATTAAAAAGGCAAATAATTTGTGA
- a CDS encoding DUF721 domain-containing protein — MSTDKYRDFSARKKEATPMSDAFEDLLRVYKLKDRYDEKALIQAWPEIMGKTVASRTTSVFIKEKKLFASISSGPVKQELRMNQSKLVQLIHERFGKELIDEVVIL; from the coding sequence ATGAGTACAGACAAATACAGAGATTTTTCAGCAAGGAAAAAAGAAGCAACACCTATGAGTGATGCATTTGAAGACTTACTTCGTGTCTATAAACTCAAAGACCGATACGATGAAAAAGCGTTGATTCAAGCTTGGCCTGAGATCATGGGAAAAACTGTCGCAAGCAGGACTACCTCTGTTTTTATCAAAGAAAAGAAGCTATTTGCATCAATAAGCTCAGGACCAGTCAAACAAGAATTGCGAATGAACCAAAGCAAATTGGTTCAGCTGATTCATGAAAGATTTGGCAAAGAGCTTATTGATGAAGTAGTTATACTTTAA